One genomic segment of Candidatus Babeliales bacterium includes these proteins:
- the ychF gene encoding redox-regulated ATPase YchF, with protein sequence MNIKVGLVGLPNVGKSTLFNALTNSSVPAENYPFCTIDPHVAITHVPDKRMDKLQEVFNSKKQIPASISFVDIAGLVKGAAEGQGLGNQFLSNIREVNLILHVLRCFEDLRIIRDQGPINPVDDYETILNELMLKDLESIEKRLEKIPSLLKHQGTPPQEKKDLIEEQELLKQITAAIDQLDAPKIRSLVLNSKIETVPLLSAKNFMIVANVSENDVEFPEKNDHVQKLFATFGKDRVVPVCIKIESELSALEGDERKEMMDMLGMKTPTLDTVIEKSFENLGLITFFTCGPQEIHSWPILKGTNIRAAAGEIHSDLQRGFICAEVFNYQDIVNTPLSKLKEVGKVRTEGKEYTVQNGDVIVVKFNV encoded by the coding sequence ATGAATATAAAAGTTGGTCTTGTCGGTTTGCCCAATGTTGGAAAATCAACGTTATTTAATGCGCTCACAAACTCATCAGTCCCTGCAGAAAATTATCCTTTCTGTACCATTGATCCTCACGTTGCAATCACTCACGTGCCTGATAAACGCATGGATAAATTGCAAGAAGTGTTCAACTCAAAAAAACAAATTCCCGCAAGTATCTCATTTGTCGACATCGCAGGACTTGTAAAAGGTGCTGCAGAAGGACAAGGACTTGGTAACCAATTTTTAAGCAATATCCGTGAAGTAAATTTAATTTTACACGTGCTGCGTTGCTTTGAAGATCTACGAATCATTCGCGACCAAGGTCCCATCAATCCGGTTGACGATTATGAAACAATTTTAAATGAACTCATGCTTAAAGATTTAGAAAGCATAGAAAAACGACTTGAAAAAATTCCATCTTTGCTCAAACATCAAGGCACTCCTCCTCAAGAAAAAAAAGATCTTATTGAAGAGCAAGAACTTTTAAAACAAATTACAGCCGCAATCGATCAGCTCGATGCGCCAAAAATACGATCTTTGGTACTAAATTCAAAAATTGAAACAGTGCCACTGCTGAGTGCTAAAAACTTTATGATCGTTGCAAACGTTTCTGAAAACGATGTAGAATTTCCTGAAAAAAATGATCACGTACAAAAATTATTCGCTACGTTCGGAAAAGATCGCGTTGTTCCGGTATGCATCAAAATCGAATCAGAACTTTCAGCACTTGAAGGCGATGAGCGAAAAGAAATGATGGATATGCTTGGCATGAAAACCCCAACGCTTGACACCGTCATTGAAAAAAGTTTTGAAAATCTCGGACTGATTACATTTTTCACCTGTGGGCCACAAGAAATTCATTCATGGCCTATTTTAAAAGGCACCAACATTCGTGCTGCGGCTGGAGAAATTCACTCCGACTTGCAACGCGGATTTATCTGTGCAGAAGTCTTTAACTATCAAGACATTGTAAACACACCTCTTTCAAAGCTTAAAGAAGTTGGTAAAGTTCGCACAGAAGGAAAAGAGTACACTGTCCAAAATGGTGACGTTATCGTGGTGAAATTTAACGTTTAA
- a CDS encoding mechanosensitive ion channel domain-containing protein, with protein sequence MIVMIQKMVDKLPPFIIPLISKLCIVLAVFIATRMLIRKVSPLVQDLCRKNEVDSHSCYILNKIVRYIFTILGVTIALQNIGFEVYAVFMTAFGITGIVLSYGMKDIVANLIAGVLILGYKHVKINDYIKVAGFQGKVIDINLRYTTLQDEGQTVLVPNIVLYTTTVGIILNK encoded by the coding sequence ATGATCGTTATGATACAAAAAATGGTGGATAAACTTCCACCTTTTATCATTCCCCTTATCTCAAAGCTCTGCATCGTTTTGGCAGTTTTTATTGCAACTCGCATGCTTATCAGAAAAGTCAGTCCTTTAGTTCAGGATCTTTGTAGAAAAAACGAAGTTGATTCTCATTCATGCTACATTTTAAATAAAATAGTTCGATATATTTTCACTATTCTAGGTGTCACTATCGCCCTTCAAAATATCGGCTTTGAAGTATACGCCGTTTTTATGACAGCGTTTGGTATTACCGGTATCGTTTTAAGCTATGGCATGAAAGATATCGTAGCAAATTTGATTGCGGGCGTTTTGATTCTGGGTTATAAACATGTCAAAATAAATGACTACATAAAAGTAGCAGGATTTCAAGGTAAGGTAATCGACATTAATTTGCGTTACACAACGCTGCAAGACGAAGGTCAAACGGTCTTGGTTCCTAACATTGTTTTATATACAACGACTGTCGGAATTATACTTAACAAATAA